The following proteins come from a genomic window of Meleagris gallopavo isolate NT-WF06-2002-E0010 breed Aviagen turkey brand Nicholas breeding stock chromosome Z, Turkey_5.1, whole genome shotgun sequence:
- the LOC104915135 gene encoding SHC-transforming protein 3: MQSFDEPLMEEESAAAEHPYYNNIPNKMPPSGGFIDARLKAKIPTAADTAQFAAGMRTEKVYYQNRQLGDKFNEDWHQETVKQDIYSMPKGKSEATATAEMPTYVNTQHINMETLLALQADAESDISGNTDSTKESSAGKDLFDMKSFEDALKNQTSQPVLSKLTSVECTSPLLCRAADWTTTEELSIEPWYQGEMSRKEAEQLLKKCGDFLVRKSTTNAGSYVLTGMQNGQAKHLLLVDPEGTAPGGASYIHFSPNA; encoded by the exons ATGCAGAGTTTTGATGAGCCATTGATGGAGGAAGAgagtgcagcagcagaacatccCTATTATAATAATATCCCAAATAAAATGCCTCCTTCTGGTGGCTTCATTGATGCCAGACTCAAAGCAAAGATTCCCActgctgcagacacagctcaG TTTGCAGCAGGAATGAGAACAGAGAAAGTCTATTACCAGAATCGTCAATTAGGAGACAAATTCAATGAAGACTGGCATCAGGAGACTGTTAAGCAAG ATATTTATAGTATGCCAAAAGGGAAATCAGAAGCAACCGCAACAGCAGAGATGCCAACATATGTGAACACACAGCATATAAATATGGAGACACTATTGGCACTTCAGGCAGATGCTGAAAGTGACATCAGTGGAAACACAGATAGTACCAAAGAGAGCAGCGCAGGAAAGGATCTGTTCGACATGA AATCATTTGAAGATGCCCTCAAGAACCAAACATCTCAGCCTGTGCTCAGTAAATTGACTTCTGTTGAATGTACTAGTCCTCTCTTATGTAGAGCTGCTGACTGGACTACAACAGAAGAGCTGAGTATAGAGCCATGGTATCAAGGAGAGATGAGTAGGAAAGAAGCTGAACAGCTGTTAAAGAAATGTGGAGACTTCCTTGTGAGAAAGAGTACCACAAATGCAGGTTCTTACGTGTTGACAGGCATGCAAAATGGACAAGCCAAACACCTTCTTTTAGTGGATCCAGAAGGAACT GCTCCTGGAGGTGCCAGTTACATCCATTTCTCTCCTAATGCCTAG